Proteins from a genomic interval of Providencia stuartii:
- a CDS encoding metal resistance protein produces the protein MNRQLKLGKGLVLLACLMVLLCMNQRALGERLFAHFSPQSPVIQLQQNAPSAIFQTPQIDDKGSHLSTCELSAKSLLTLTPAVIEPFFFLFLSIAALSLFCSNLFSRRTNREDKHPPPKVRLHLQYCNLRD, from the coding sequence ATGAACAGGCAACTTAAATTAGGCAAAGGATTAGTATTACTCGCCTGTCTGATGGTTTTACTTTGTATGAACCAAAGAGCCCTCGGAGAGCGTCTTTTCGCCCATTTTTCGCCTCAATCCCCTGTTATACAGCTGCAACAGAATGCACCGTCAGCTATTTTCCAAACCCCACAAATAGACGATAAAGGCTCTCACCTGTCTACCTGTGAGTTGAGTGCAAAATCCCTATTAACATTAACGCCAGCGGTTATTGAACCCTTTTTCTTTTTATTTCTATCAATCGCTGCATTAAGTCTTTTTTGCTCTAATCTATTCTCACGTCGAACAAATCGTGAAGATAAGCACCCACCACCTAAAGTTAGACTTCATCTACAATATTGTAATCTTCGAGATTAG
- a CDS encoding glutamate/aspartate ABC transporter substrate-binding protein: MRMSKIVLSMMVLGATCAVQAEELTGTLKKINDNGVIVVGHRESSVPFSYYDNSQKVVGYSQDYSNEIVNAVKKKLNKPNLEVKLIPITSQNRIPLLQNGTYDFECGSTTNNLERQKQAAFSNTIFIVGTRLLTKNDSGVKDFADLAGKNVVVTSGTTSEILLNKLNDEKNMKMRIISAKDHGDSFRTLESGRAAAFMMDDALLAGERAKAKKPDIWEIVGKPQSEEAYGCMLRKDDPQFKALVDETIAKVQTDGTAEKSFNQWFNQPIPPKNLNLKFTLSDEMKTLFKSPNDKALN, translated from the coding sequence ATGCGTATGAGCAAGATTGTATTATCTATGATGGTGTTAGGTGCGACCTGTGCCGTTCAAGCCGAAGAATTGACCGGTACACTAAAAAAAATTAACGACAATGGTGTCATTGTTGTCGGGCACCGTGAATCATCAGTGCCATTCTCTTATTACGATAACAGCCAAAAGGTGGTTGGTTATTCTCAAGACTATTCCAACGAGATTGTTAACGCGGTCAAAAAGAAACTTAATAAACCTAATCTTGAAGTTAAACTCATTCCAATCACATCACAGAACCGCATTCCTCTATTACAAAACGGTACCTATGACTTTGAATGTGGCTCAACTACCAATAATTTAGAAAGACAAAAACAAGCCGCTTTCTCAAATACTATTTTCATTGTAGGGACTCGCCTACTGACTAAAAATGACTCCGGAGTCAAAGATTTTGCGGATCTCGCGGGTAAAAACGTTGTCGTCACTTCAGGTACAACGTCTGAAATTTTACTCAATAAACTTAACGACGAAAAAAATATGAAGATGCGCATCATCAGTGCAAAAGACCACGGTGACTCTTTCCGTACACTGGAGTCTGGCCGTGCCGCTGCCTTTATGATGGATGACGCATTACTAGCAGGTGAGCGTGCGAAGGCGAAAAAACCCGATATCTGGGAAATTGTAGGTAAACCACAGTCTGAAGAAGCGTACGGTTGTATGCTGCGCAAAGATGACCCTCAATTCAAAGCACTGGTCGATGAAACTATCGCAAAAGTACAAACAGATGGTACCGCTGAGAAGTCATTTAACCAGTGGTTCAATCAACCTATTCCACCAAAAAATCTTAACTTAAAATTCACGTTATCGGATGAAATGAAAACACTATTCAAATCACCTAATGACAAAGCTCTAAACTAA
- a CDS encoding amino acid ABC transporter permease, translated as MSIDWNWGIFLQEAPFGNTTYLGWLLSGLEVTVALSICAWIIAFLVGSFFGILRTVPNRFLAMTGTVYVELFRNVPLIVQFFTWYLVIPELLPQSIGDWFKMDLDPNYQFFISSTLCLGLFTAARMTEQVRAAIQSLPRGQKNAGLAMGLTLPQTYRYVLLPNAYRVILPPMTSEMLNLVKNSAIASTIGLVDMAAQAGKLLDYSAHAWESFTAITLAYVGINIVIMVLMTLLERKVRLPGTLGGR; from the coding sequence ATGTCAATTGATTGGAATTGGGGGATTTTCCTACAGGAAGCCCCATTTGGGAATACCACCTATTTAGGTTGGTTATTATCTGGCTTAGAAGTTACCGTCGCACTTTCCATCTGTGCTTGGATCATCGCATTTCTCGTCGGTTCATTTTTTGGCATCTTACGGACTGTTCCAAATCGCTTTCTCGCGATGACGGGAACTGTTTACGTTGAGCTATTTCGCAATGTGCCTTTGATTGTACAGTTTTTCACTTGGTATTTAGTGATCCCAGAGCTGTTACCTCAATCTATTGGTGATTGGTTTAAAATGGATTTAGATCCTAACTATCAATTTTTTATCTCTTCTACGCTGTGTCTTGGTTTATTTACTGCTGCTCGTATGACTGAACAAGTCAGAGCCGCTATCCAATCATTGCCAAGAGGACAAAAAAACGCCGGCCTCGCGATGGGACTGACTTTGCCACAAACTTATCGCTATGTGCTGTTACCCAACGCATACCGAGTTATTCTGCCACCCATGACGTCTGAAATGCTTAACCTAGTCAAAAACTCGGCCATTGCTTCAACTATCGGCCTAGTTGATATGGCGGCACAGGCAGGTAAATTGCTGGATTACTCTGCGCATGCTTGGGAGTCATTCACCGCGATCACCCTCGCCTACGTTGGCATCAATATCGTCATTATGGTGTTAATGACCTTGCTCGAACGTAAAGTTCGCTTACCTGGCACATTAGGAGGGCGATAA
- the gltK gene encoding glutamate/aspartate ABC transporter permease GltK, which produces MFYEFDWSSIVPSWPFLLDGLIITAKITITAIVVGILWGTVLAVMRLSTFKPISWFAALYVNTFRSIPLVMVLLWFYLIVPNLVQNVLGISPKSDIRLISAMVAFSLFEAAYYSEIIRAGIQSISRGQASAALALGMTNMQTMRLVILPQAFKAMIPLLLTQGIVLFQDSSLVYVLSLTDFFRTATNIGERDGTQVEMILFAGLVYFIISFGASMLVNYLKKRTVS; this is translated from the coding sequence ATGTTCTATGAATTTGATTGGAGCTCCATCGTACCAAGCTGGCCATTCTTACTCGATGGCTTAATTATCACAGCGAAAATCACCATTACAGCGATTGTGGTAGGGATACTGTGGGGAACCGTTCTTGCCGTAATGCGACTTTCGACATTCAAACCAATTAGCTGGTTTGCGGCACTGTACGTGAACACCTTCCGCTCTATTCCATTAGTCATGGTGTTATTGTGGTTCTATTTAATTGTGCCTAACTTAGTCCAAAATGTTCTAGGCATATCGCCAAAAAGTGATATCCGTTTAATTTCAGCAATGGTAGCCTTCTCGCTTTTTGAAGCAGCCTATTACTCTGAAATTATTCGAGCAGGTATCCAAAGTATTTCACGAGGCCAAGCTTCTGCGGCATTGGCTCTCGGTATGACGAATATGCAAACCATGAGGCTAGTCATACTACCTCAAGCCTTCAAAGCTATGATCCCACTGTTATTAACACAAGGCATTGTGCTATTTCAGGATTCATCATTAGTCTATGTGCTGAGCTTAACGGATTTCTTCCGTACCGCCACCAATATTGGCGAACGCGACGGTACACAGGTAGAAATGATATTGTTTGCAGGCTTGGTGTACTTTATTATCAGTTTCGGCGCTTCAATGCTGGTGAATTATCTTAAGAAAAGGACTGTTTCATGA
- a CDS encoding amino acid ABC transporter ATP-binding protein yields the protein MITLKNISKWYGQFQVLTDCTTEVKKGEVVVVCGPSGSGKSTLIKTVNGLEPVQQGEIFVNGIQVNDKKTDLAKLRSKVGMVFQHFELFPHLSIIENLTLAQVKVLNRSKKEAEAKGLKLLERVGLANHANKFPSQLSGGQQQRVAIARALCMDPVAMLFDEPTSALDPEMINEVLDVMVELANEGMTMMVVTHEMGFAKKVANRVIFMDEGKIVEDSKKEDFFANPKSERAKDFLAKILH from the coding sequence ATGATTACCCTGAAAAATATATCCAAATGGTATGGCCAATTTCAGGTACTTACTGACTGTACAACTGAAGTCAAAAAAGGTGAAGTTGTCGTGGTCTGTGGGCCATCTGGTTCTGGTAAATCCACATTAATAAAAACGGTGAATGGCCTTGAGCCTGTTCAACAGGGTGAAATTTTTGTAAATGGTATCCAAGTCAATGATAAAAAAACTGATTTGGCAAAACTACGTTCTAAAGTGGGTATGGTCTTCCAACATTTCGAGCTATTCCCTCACCTATCTATTATCGAAAATTTAACACTTGCCCAAGTTAAAGTGCTAAATAGAAGTAAAAAAGAGGCTGAAGCGAAAGGGTTGAAATTGTTAGAGCGTGTTGGGTTGGCAAACCATGCTAATAAATTTCCATCCCAGCTTTCCGGTGGTCAGCAACAACGTGTGGCGATCGCTCGTGCTCTATGTATGGACCCTGTAGCGATGCTATTTGATGAACCGACATCAGCACTTGACCCTGAAATGATCAATGAAGTGCTTGATGTTATGGTCGAATTAGCCAACGAGGGTATGACCATGATGGTCGTTACCCACGAAATGGGTTTCGCTAAGAAAGTCGCTAACCGTGTGATTTTTATGGATGAAGGTAAAATTGTCGAAGACAGTAAAAAAGAAGACTTTTTTGCTAATCCAAAATCAGAAAGAGCGAAAGATTTCCTCGCGAAAATACTGCATTAG
- a CDS encoding GNAT family N-acetyltransferase, whose amino-acid sequence MKNIQQITITPLQDDAVLDISGCHFTVMITDELLHPYEDINRKKAIKPYLKDYHFSPEQWLNEQESLSALYVAKLGDKTIGYACASLCWNGMAQLDELAIDEPYRGKGIAKQLLEKIEAWAIDNGLTHIRLESQSTNTTAAKFYYKHGFRIHGYDKSLYLCTENAHEVALFWYKTL is encoded by the coding sequence ATGAAAAATATTCAGCAAATAACAATTACCCCTTTGCAAGATGATGCTGTTCTAGATATTTCGGGCTGTCATTTTACTGTGATGATAACCGATGAGTTACTCCATCCCTATGAGGATATCAACAGGAAAAAAGCAATTAAGCCCTACCTAAAGGATTATCATTTTTCTCCTGAGCAATGGTTGAATGAACAAGAGAGTTTAAGTGCTTTATATGTTGCTAAATTGGGTGATAAAACTATTGGCTATGCCTGTGCAAGTCTTTGTTGGAATGGCATGGCACAACTTGATGAATTGGCTATCGATGAGCCATATAGAGGTAAAGGTATCGCCAAACAATTACTCGAAAAAATTGAAGCTTGGGCAATCGATAATGGCTTAACCCATATCAGATTAGAATCTCAATCCACCAATACCACCGCCGCTAAATTCTACTACAAGCACGGTTTTCGCATTCATGGTTATGATAAGTCACTCTATTTGTGTACGGAAAATGCGCATGAAGTCGCATTATTTTGGTATAAGACATTATAA